One Babesia bovis T2Bo chromosome 4 map unlocalized Chr4_1, whole genome shotgun sequence genomic window carries:
- a CDS encoding putative developmentally regulated GTP-binding protein 1: MSVFQKIAEVEAEMARTQKNKATNFHLGLLKAKLSKLRAQLIESSGSKGGGGGEGFDVSKTGDARVGLVGFPSVGKSTLLNKLTGTYSEVAAYEFTTLTCVPGVFKYKGSKIQLLDLPGIIEGAKDGKGRGKQVIAVARTCSLILVVLDAAKSMNHKRLLEKEMEGFGIRLNKSPPNITFTRKDKGGITVTHTVTLTHVDEEMIKSICHEYRISNATFAIRCDATVDDIIDVIEGNRIYIPCLYVLNKIDQITIPELDILSQVPHYVPISAHHEWNLDLLLETIWKYLDLVRIYTKPRGKIPDYDAPVILKRNHSKVEDFCLKIHKSLLQQFKYALVWGTSVKHNPQKVGKEHVLADQDIVQIVKH; this comes from the exons ATGTCAGTTTTTCAAAAGATCGCAGAGGTCGAGGCCGAAATGGCCAGAACCCAAAAGAACAAAGCCACCAATTTTCATCTTGGACTACTAAAAGCAAAGCTGTCAAAGCTGCGAGCACAACTCATCGAAAGTAGCGGCAGCAAAGGTGGAGGTGGTGGTGAGGGTTTCGACGTTTCCAAAACAGGGGATGCGCGTGTCGGACTTGTAGGCTTCCCTTCAGTCGGTAAATCGACCCTTCTAAACAAGTTAACAGGAACGTATTCTGAAGTTGCAGCATATGAATTCACAACCCTTACTTGCGTGCCTGGTGTATTTAAATACAAAGGATCCAAGATACAATTGCTTGATCTACCAGGTATCATCGAGGGAGCTAAGGATGGTAAGGGTCGTGGTAAGCAGGTTATCGCTGTGGCTCGAACGTGTAGTCTTATTCTGGTTGTTCTTGATGCAGCCAAGTCAATGAACCATAAAAGGTTGCTAGAGAAGGAAATGGAAGGTTTCGGAATTAGGCTGAACAAGTCACCACCAAACATCACATTTACCCGAAAGGATAAAGGAGGAATCACAGTTACTCATACAGTTACACTTACACATGTTGATGAGGAAATGATTAAATCTATCTGTCACGAATACCGTATTAGCAATGCAACTTTTGCCATACGTTGTGACGCGACTGTCGACGATATTATCGACGTTATTGAAGGAAatcgtatatacataccatGCCTTTACGTTCTAAACAAAATCGATCAAATTACAATACCGGAACTCGACATTCTATCGCAAGTACCTCACTACGTACCTATATCTGCCCACCACGAG TGGAATTTGGACCTTTTGTTAGAAACTATATGGAAGTACTTGGATCTAGTGCGTATATACACTAAACCCCGTGGAAAGATACCCGATTACGATGCACCAGTCATTCTAAAACGGAATCATAGCAAGGTAGAAGACTTCTGTCTAAAGATTCATAAGTCTCTGCTTCAACAATTCAAGTATGCACTTGTTTGGGGAACTTCTGTAAAACACAACCCACAAAAGGTCGGTAAAGAACATGTGTTAGCTGACCAAGACATCGTGCAAATTGTAAAGCATTAG
- a CDS encoding putative translation elongation factor G (EF-G): protein MLVCVLLLAIASYVICIHYNNGLRSNGCGIGPPAAFLSSIRTPRRCDEYELYYNGEPSSFVLGTSKRQQKLCAYVEDLSAMEVPLNRYRNIGIIAHIDAGKTTTTERVLYLTGVSFKIGEVHDGEAIMDYMPQERERGITITAAATTCFWKGGYRKFPQHRINIIDTPGHVDFTVEVERSLRVLDGAAAVFDGVAGVEPQSETVWRQASKYGIPRIAYVNKMDRAGASFEKCIEEMELKLGVTPVPVFIPIGSSNTFQGVIDVIRQKAYYFDTEKDSFDYTENVVPEEMHDVLHHYRTHLLDNAAQASEELLEQYIANGNLTEDQIRDGLRIMTLANRIAPVSAGSSLKNKNIHGFLDMIVDYLPSPCEVNKICVHESKSSSDPHDGDTTSVSDTNNPVSNVVERELTFDTNDFTLPLAGLVFKISHDAQIGTQAYVRIYRGQVSVGDVVYNPRTKKSNKVQKLLFIHSNERKHLKTAHAGDIVSLVGVKDVITGDTLCKEEDEVSLESMQFPEPVISLKVEPTDSNDLERMCDVFRKFMTEDPAFRMYMKPETQETIISGMGELHLDIMVDRMRREYGLSVKTGSPQVEFKETFLKPVHAEGRYVRQSGGRGQYGHVKIYIEPLEQGSGIVFKNSITCGAIPQEFIPAVEKGARQQFEEGLLAHYPVTDVRVTLLDGTFHIVDSSEFAFLTATTMAIRDGAREAGIRLLEPIMKVNVVCPLANYNVVRGDLLRRRGQVQTIRDGYGGVKEISATVPLQEMKGYITELRSMSQGRGFYTMEMSHYHPVPALVQEKIVSSNLKPQS from the exons ATGCTGGTTTGCGTGCTTTTGCTCGCCATCGCATCGTATGTTATATGCATCCATTATAACAATGGACTAAGGTCCAATGGATGCGGTATAG GGCCTCCTGCAGCGTTTTTGAGCTCAATTCGTACACCTCGTAGGTGTGACGAGTATGAGTTATATTACAATGGAGAGCCTTCTTCTTTTGTTTTAGGCACTTCTAAACGCCAACAAAAGTTATGCGCTTACGTAGAAGACCTTTCGGCAATGGAAGTTCCGTTAAATCGTTACAGAAATATAG GCATCATTGCGCATATTGATGCTGGTAAAACAACCACTACGGAACGTGTTCTTTACCTTACTGGTGTCAGTTTTAAGATTGGGGAGGTACACGATG GTGAAGCCATTATGGACTACATGCCTCAGGAGCGTGAGAGAGGTATTACTATCACTGCCGCAGCAACCACGTGTTTTTGGAAAGGTGGATATAGAAAGTTTCCACAACATCGCATCAACATCATAGATACGCCTGGTCATGTTGATTTTACTGTTGAG GTAGAACGTTCCTTACGAGTATTAGACGGCGCTGCTGCTGTGTTTGATGGCGTGGCTGGTGTCGAACCACAATCTGAGACTGTCTGGCGCCAGGCAAGTAAATATGGAATCCCGCGTATTGCCTACGTAAACAAGATGGATCGTGCGGGTGCTAGTTTTGAAAAATGTATAGAAGAAATGGAGCTGAAGCTTGGTGTGACTCCGGTTCCAGTATTCATTCCAATTGGCTCTTCGAACACGTTTCAGGGAGTCATTGACGTAATAAG ACAGAAAGCATATTACTTTGACACAGAAAAGGATAGTTTCGATTATACCGAGAATGTAGTCCCTGAAGAAATGCACGACGTTCTTCATCATTATCGCACTCATTTATTAGATAACGCCGCTCAGGCATCTGAGGAGTTACTGGAGCAATACATTGCAAACGGCAATCTTACAGAAGATCAGATTCGTGATGGTTTACGTATAATGACCTTGGCTAACCGTATAGCTCCAGTTAGCGCAGGCAGTTCTTTGAAGAACAAGAACATACATGGTTTCCTTGATATGATAGTTGACTACCTTCCTTCACCTTGTGAAGTAAATAAGATTTGCGTTCATGAGAGCAAAAGCTCTTCTGATCCACATGATGGTGATACGACTTCAGTTTCAGATACTAATAATCCCGTTAGTAATGTTGTCGAAAGGGAGTTGACTTTTGACACAAACGATTTTACTTTACCATTAGCGGGTTTGGTTTTCAAGATATCACATGACGCTCAAATTGGTACTCAAGCTTACGTTCGCATCTACAGAGGTCAAGTCAGTGTAGGAGATGTGGTATACAACCCACGTACTAAAAAATCAAACAAGGTTCAAAAGCTACTATTTATCCATTCAAATGAGCGCAAGCACTTGAAGACTGCTCATGCTGGTGACATTGTTTCTTTAGTTGGTGTAAAGGATGTGATAACTGGTGACACTTTATGCAAGGAAGAGGACGAAGTATCTCTTGAATCTATGCAATTCCCTGAACCTGTGATTAGTTTAAAGGTTGAGCCTACTGATAGCAATGATTTGGAGCGTATGTGTGATGTTTTCCGTAAGTTTATGACAGAGGATCCAGCGTTCCGTATGTACATGAAACCTGAAACCCAAGAAACCATCATTAGTGGCATGGGTGAGCTACACTTGGACATTATGGTAGATCGGATGCGACGGGAGTACGGCCTCTCGGTGAAGACGGGTTCACCTCAGGTTGAATTCAAGGAGACATTTTTAAAACCTGTTCATGCAGAAGGTCGTTATGTACGACAATCTGGAGGTCGTGGTCAGTATGGTCATGTGAAGATCTACATAGAGCCATTGGAGCAAGGTAGTGGGATCGTATTTAAGAACAGCATCACTTGTGGTGCGATTCCTCAAGAATTTATTCCTGCAGTAGAGAAAGGTGCTCGTCAACAGTTTGAAGAAGGTTTGTTAGCTCACTATCCTGTTACTGATGTGCGTGTGACGTTGCTTGATGGAACATTTCACATTGTCGATAGTTCTGAATTTGCTTTCCTCACTGCAACTACTATGGCTATTCGTGACGGTGCCCGTGAAGCTGGCATCAGACTTTTGGAGCCTATAATGAAGGTTAATGTAGTATGCCCACTTGCGAACTACAACGTTGTGCGTGGTGATTTGTTACGTCGACGTGGTCAGGTACAGACGATTCGTGATGGATACGGTGGCGTAAAAGAAATTTCTGCTACCGTACCTCTTCAGGAAATGAAAGGATATATCACTGAACTTCGTTCAATGAGTCAGGGGCGTGGTTTTTACACGATGGAAATGTCCCACTATCACCCCGTTCCTGCGTTGGTACAAGAGAAGATTGTGAGTTCGAATCTGAAGCCACAGTCGTGA